The DNA region CACCGGGGCCGGGGGAACGACTCCGCCCGGCGGCGGCGCGATCCCGCCCGTCGGGGGGAGCACCGGCGCGGAGGGCTGCGGCGCGGTCGCGTTCTGGAACGCGTCCCGCGCGGCGGTGAACGGACCCGCGACCGATCCCGCGCTCGAGCCCACCGGCGCGGTGCTCTTCGCGACCGGCTGCGGGTTCGTCGTCGAGATGATCGCGATGACGATGCCCGCGACGAGGAGCGCGACGGAGCACGACAGCGCGGCGACGACCCACATCGGCGGGCGGCGCTTGAAGCGCTGCGCCGTCATCGTGCGGTTGTCGTTGTGCTGGATGCGCTGCACCGTCGGCGCCATGCGCGGGCCCATCATACCGACCTGCGTGATGGGGACGAAGTCGCCTTGCGGACCGGTCGGCGCCTGCTGCTGCCGATAGATCGGCATCGCGTGCGTGTTGTAGTCGGCCTGCTGCTGCTGGTCGTACCCCGCCGGCGTCGTCATCCCGAGCGGGTTCGGGTTCGAGCCCGGGATCTGGTCGTACCCGCCGCTGTGCATCTCGCCGGGATACGACGGCGAGTGCGAGAACGACGGCTGCGAAGGCGAGGCGTGCGCGATCGGCCCCGTCATCGCCGCGATGCGCTGGGCGTTCGGGCGCGGCGGCGTGGGCACCGGCCCCGGCGGCATCGGCGCGTTCGGGTTGCGCCCCGCCGCCGGCGTCGGCGGCGGGTAGCCGGGACCGGCGTGGTTGGGCTCGCGCGAGTTGCCGACGATGGTCTGGTCCTGGTCCTCTTCGGCGAGCTCCTCGGCGTCGAGCACCTCGGCCGACGCGGCGCTGCGCGCAGGCGGCCGCCCTTGCTTCGGGCGATCGGCCTCCGAGATGTGCATCAACGTCGGCGGCTCGCTGAGCCCGCCGCGGTACTGATCGCTCAGCGCGGAGCCCTGGATCGTGGGGCCGTCGCCGTCGGCCGGATGCGCGTCGTCGTCGAGGAGGCCCGCGCTGATCGGCGCGCCCGCGGCGGGGCGCGGCGCCGGCGGCGGGCGGCCGAACTTCGGCGGACCCGACGGCCCGCGCGGGGTGGTGAGCGAGTTCGCGGTCTCTTTGCCGTCGGCGGGGAGGATCTGCGGGCCCGGCGGAGGCATCTGTCCCCATCCGCCCGGCGGGGGCGCGCCTGCGGCGGGGGCCGGCGGCATGCCGGCGGCCGGTCTCGGCGGGCCGCCGGCGGCCGGCTTCGGCGGACCCGCGGGGCGCTCCTCCGAGTTCGTGTACTCGCCCGTCCCGAGCTTCGGCTTCGAGAGGAGCTGGTCGACGTTGATCGTCTGCGTGACCTCGGCCGCCCAGCGGAGGTGCGCCTCGCGCTTCTGGATGCGGTCCTGGAAGATCTGTTGCGTGTATGCTGCAACTTCATCGGACGCGATGAAGAGGCCGCGCCGCATGAGGAGCGACTGCAGCGCGCGCGAGAGCTCGCGCGCGGTCTTGAAGCGCTCGCCGCGGTTCTTCGCGAGCGCCTTCATCACGATCTTCTCGAGGTCGACGGGGTAGCCGCGGATGAGCGTCGACGGGCGCGGGACGTTGCACTCCTGCACCTTCGCGAGCGTGTCGAGATCGCTCTCCATGCGGAAGAGCCGCTGCCCGGTCGTGAGCTCCCACAAGACGACGCCGAGCGCGAAGATGTCGGTGCGGCGATCGATGGTCTCGCCGTGGACCTGCTCCGGGCTCATGTACGCGAGCTTGCCCTTGAGCGTGCCCGCGCGCGTGTGGCTCATGCGTGAGCTGAACTTCGCGATGCCGAAGTCGACGACCTTGGTGACGCCGTCGTACGTGACGAAGAGGTTGTGCGGGGTGACGTCGCGGTGGACGAGGCCGAGCTTCTCACCGTTCTTGCCGAGCAGCTCGTGCGCGGCGTGGAGGCCCTCCGCCGCATCGGCGATGACGCGGCACGCGATCTCCGGCGGCATCGCGGTGCCGAGCTCCTCGGTCCGCCGCATCACCTCGCGGAGCGGCTCGCCATGGAGGTACTCCATCGCGATCCAGTACGTGTCCTCGTGCTTGCCGAGGTCGAACACCGTCGCGACGTTCGGGTGCGAGATGCGCGCGGCGACGCGCGCTTCGTCGAGGAACATCTGGACGAAGGAGTCGTCCTCGACGAGGTGGGTGTGGATCTTCTTGATCGCGACCCACTTCTGGAAGCCGCCGGGGCCGTCCATGCGTGCAAGGTGCACGCTCGCCATACCGCCGATGCCGATCTCGTCGACGACGCGGTAGCGCCCGAGGAAATAGGTGCCGCCGCTCTTGATGTCGGACATCGACGGGTTGCCCGGCCCGAGGGGCTGCGACGCGATCTCCGGCGGCGGTCTATGCGCGCGATCCTGCGGCAATTCGAGGGCTCCTCAGGTGGGATTGGACGGACGGGACGGAGGAAAAGTGTAAGCGGTCAGCGATCGTTCGTGCGCGGAGAGTCGATGTCGAGGTTTGCGGGCGGGCGCGTCCCGAAGAAGACCGCGCTCCCGACGCCGGCGAGGACGACCCCGCCGATGACGTAGGGCCACGGCGAGGACCAGAAGCCGCCGCCGCGACGGAGGTTCTGGTCGCCGCGCGGCGCCTGCGGGCCCTGCGCGGTGAAGCCCGAGCCCGTGCTCGCGGCCGGGCCGGTGGTGGACGAAGACGACGAAGAAGGACCGGTCGCGGGGCCGCCGCCCGTGCCGTACTCGGGAGGGACGCGGACGCGCTCTTCGACTGACGCGATCCGGTTCTGGTGGTTGTCGAGCGCGTCGACGCGCACGACGATGCTCGCGCCCGGCAGCGTGACCTCGGGCCCGATCTCGAACTCCACGCTCTCGTCGGGCTTCGCGTCGAGCGAGATCTCCTTGCCGGTCGTCCCGTCCTTCGCGACGACGCCGATCTTCGCGACGATCGGCAGGTGTCCTTTGTCGAGCGTGGCCGTGACCTTGAACGGCTTTCCGGATGCGGTCTCCTTCACCGTCTTGATGCCGAGCTGGATGCTTCCGATCTTCGCGGTGTCCCGCTTCGCCTTCTCGGCGTAGGGCGCGGAGCGGCTCCGTCCTTCGGGCGGCAGCGTGAACGTCGCGTCGATGATCGACGCCGCCTTGAACGCCGCGATCGCCTGGTCCTTCTTGCCGAGCGCCGCGCGGATCGCGCCGAGCCGCACGTATCCCTCGAGCACCTCGGGCGGTGCGAGCCCACCTTTCTCGAGCGCCTCGCGATAGAGCGGCTCCGCCGTCTCGAGCGAGCCGCGGTCCCACGCGGCCCGCGCCGCGCGCAGCGCAGGCCCACCCGCCGCGTTGTCCTCCGCGAACGCAGAGCTCGCCAGCGCCATGCAGAGCATGAACGACACGACGAACCGGGCGAGCGACGAAACGCGCAATATCTAGAAACGCTATCGCGCCGTAGCAAGACCGCGCAAGGAGCGGGGTTAGTACTCAACTCAACTCAACGTCGGGGCTTCGCCCCGACACCCCACCCCAGACACGGCCCTCGCGCTGCGCGCTCGGGGCGCTTCGCGCCCGCTTGCGCGGCCGCTTCTGGGGCCCCGTTGGGGGCTCACATCGGGTGTTGCCCGACACGCACCCCCGACACTCACCCCCACAGGCCACAAGGACATGCCGCCTCCGGGTGGCCCCCGGGTGGCCCCCGGGGCCCCGCGACCGCGGCCGCTTAAGCGGTTGCGAAGCAACCCGAGCGCGCAGCGCGAGGGCCGTGGTCGCGGGGTGGGGGTGTCGGGGGCGAAGCCCCCGACGTTGAGTGCCTTACTTACAGATCACCCTATACCTCGCACGTCACCGGAATACCCCGCACGTCACCGGAATACCCTCGCACGTCACCGGAATACCCCGCACGTCACCGGAATACCCCGCACGTCACCGGAATACCCGCACGTCACGGAAAATACCCCGCACGTCACGGAAATACCCCGCACGTCACGGAAATACCCCGCACGTCACGGGATACCGCACGCACCCGCACGTCACGGAACACCCCGCACCCGCACGTCACGGGAACGGCTGCGCTGGGCGGCCGCGTTCGAAGTAGAACGAGAACACGCCGCGGAGGTGGCCGCGGCAGGGTGGGGGAGGGCCTTCGCC from Labilithrix sp. includes:
- a CDS encoding protein kinase; this encodes MSDIKSGGTYFLGRYRVVDEIGIGGMASVHLARMDGPGGFQKWVAIKKIHTHLVEDDSFVQMFLDEARVAARISHPNVATVFDLGKHEDTYWIAMEYLHGEPLREVMRRTEELGTAMPPEIACRVIADAAEGLHAAHELLGKNGEKLGLVHRDVTPHNLFVTYDGVTKVVDFGIAKFSSRMSHTRAGTLKGKLAYMSPEQVHGETIDRRTDIFALGVVLWELTTGQRLFRMESDLDTLAKVQECNVPRPSTLIRGYPVDLEKIVMKALAKNRGERFKTARELSRALQSLLMRRGLFIASDEVAAYTQQIFQDRIQKREAHLRWAAEVTQTINVDQLLSKPKLGTGEYTNSEERPAGPPKPAAGGPPRPAAGMPPAPAAGAPPPGGWGQMPPPGPQILPADGKETANSLTTPRGPSGPPKFGRPPPAPRPAAGAPISAGLLDDDAHPADGDGPTIQGSALSDQYRGGLSEPPTLMHISEADRPKQGRPPARSAASAEVLDAEELAEEDQDQTIVGNSREPNHAGPGYPPPTPAAGRNPNAPMPPGPVPTPPRPNAQRIAAMTGPIAHASPSQPSFSHSPSYPGEMHSGGYDQIPGSNPNPLGMTTPAGYDQQQQADYNTHAMPIYRQQQAPTGPQGDFVPITQVGMMGPRMAPTVQRIQHNDNRTMTAQRFKRRPPMWVVAALSCSVALLVAGIVIAIISTTNPQPVAKSTAPVGSSAGSVAGPFTAARDAFQNATAPQPSAPVLPPTGGIAPPPGGVVPPAPV
- a CDS encoding tetratricopeptide repeat protein, with product MRVSSLARFVVSFMLCMALASSAFAEDNAAGGPALRAARAAWDRGSLETAEPLYREALEKGGLAPPEVLEGYVRLGAIRAALGKKDQAIAAFKAASIIDATFTLPPEGRSRSAPYAEKAKRDTAKIGSIQLGIKTVKETASGKPFKVTATLDKGHLPIVAKIGVVAKDGTTGKEISLDAKPDESVEFEIGPEVTLPGASIVVRVDALDNHQNRIASVEERVRVPPEYGTGGGPATGPSSSSSSTTGPAASTGSGFTAQGPQAPRGDQNLRRGGGFWSSPWPYVIGGVVLAGVGSAVFFGTRPPANLDIDSPRTNDR